The Planctomycetota bacterium DNA window GGAGCTGCTCAAGCATCTGATCCGTGTCATGTGCCGCCGAGAAAAAACAGATGGCAGGATCGAGGTGAGATCGGCGCGGGGCGGACACGGCAAGGCACTCGATGAACTCAGAAGCTACCAGGTTCTTGTTGAGAGAAGGGGCCTCCGACGTCCAGACCTTCTTGTGGTGGCCATTGATGCCAATTGCAGTTCCTATGCTCCCAAGGTTAGGGAGATAAGGGAGGCGATCAAACCTGACGTTTTCCCATACTGCGCAATCGCGTGTCCCGACCCCCATATCGAGCGCTGGTACACGGCGGACTCAGACGCGTTCCGCCAAGCTGTGGGCGCAACGCCCCCAGCGGCGGAACCGAGGTGCGACAAGCAGTCCCGGAACGTCCTGAAGAAGGCTCTCGCCCACGCTGTCAGGGCCGCGGGTCACCCTGCAATCCTCGGCGGCATCGAGTTCGCGGCTGAACTGGCCGAGGCGATGGACCTGTTCCGCGCCGGGAAGGCCGATGCGGCCCTGAAGCACTTCGTCGAGGAAGTGATGAGCGCGCTGCGCCAACTGAAGGGTGATTGACTCCTGGGGGGAACCGCGAGGCCGCTGAGCAGTTCGAGCTGTGGACAGGCCTCCCCGCCCCGCGCGAGATCATGCGCGAAGTGGTGGCGAGACGCCTCAGTCACTGATCGGCCCTCGCTGCTCCACCCGACCTCACTTGTTGTGGCAGGTGAGGCACAGGGCGCTGCCGTCGGACGTGATGCGCAGGAGATTACCCCCAGTGTTCTGGGAGTTGTGCACGTCGTGGCACGAGGCGCACTCGAGGTTGCCGGTATTGAACAGCAGATCCCTGGTAATCGAGCCGCCGAGAGCCGTCGTCTTGCTGCTGGGGTCGAAAAGACCCTTGTCCGCGGCGGCGAGCGCACTGTCATAGACGATGCCGATCGGGTGCGTGCCGCGCAGGTCGGTGCCGATGTGAGCGTTGCCAGTGATGAACGTCGAGCCCGTGGCGCCGCCGAAGCTGTCGAGGGCCACCGTTCCGTCATGGCAGCTCAAGCATAGCTTCGAGCCGTAATGATCGGGCTGCGTGGGCGTTGCGTCGAGGGTGGAACTGGAGTACAGAATGTAGGTCGCCGTGGTTGTCTGGTGGTTCCACAGCGGCGCAGCGGTCACCGTCGTGTCGGCGTTGTGCGGGGTGTGGCACACCTCGCAGATCTTGCCGCCCGACCAGCCCTTGCTGCTGAAATCGTGCTCCGATCCCACGATGCCGGCATGCGTCACCAGACAGAGACCGAGCATCGCAACAAACACCACCCCACGAACCCTCTGTGCCACCATGCGGCCACTCCTTTGCTGCCAACGCAGCGTGGTCCCCGCCAAGGGAATCCCAGGCCCCGGGAAGCTCAGGGAGAGAAGCCAAC harbors:
- a CDS encoding cytochrome c3 family protein, which produces MVAQRVRGVVFVAMLGLCLVTHAGIVGSEHDFSSKGWSGGKICEVCHTPHNADTTVTAAPLWNHQTTTATYILYSSSTLDATPTQPDHYGSKLCLSCHDGTVALDSFGGATGSTFITGNAHIGTDLRGTHPIGIVYDSALAAADKGLFDPSSKTTALGGSITRDLLFNTGNLECASCHDVHNSQNTGGNLLRITSDGSALCLTCHNK